One Aspergillus oryzae RIB40 DNA, chromosome 2 genomic window carries:
- a CDS encoding uncharacterized protein (predicted protein), giving the protein MRSKPRSVKPSAYPAIPFHSIRAVGFISTLVVGIILAVFIYNLHQGGFKLPWAFLVLLIAVILSLLNYVLTTITHCCYGLSPRLSLLSNTICLLLWLISLGLLSWSMSHTILTTCNATYWATSTGITVCRIYKALFAFTVLGNISYIAAIALDVIVRRRQTRLGEYDPMASNPALNDYKMHDRSSSVLSGGMGPYGGLEEQHPAFRSNNHADEVYNDIPAPGNYAGQTMPPPVYGASSTLEQHHGGEAQDYYQPTPTRPRVRFSAYGHDGYSHPSEQTHYDPAAYR; this is encoded by the exons ATGCGATCCAAACCCAGATCCGTGAAACCATCGGCGTACCCTGCAATACCATTTCATTCCATCCGCGCTGTGGGCTTTATTTCCACTCTGGTTGTCGGTATCATTCTAGCCGTCTTCATCTACAACCTCCATCAAGGTGGTTTCAAACTTCCTTGGGCATTCCTGGTC CTCCTGATAGCCGttatcctttcccttcttaaTTACGTCCTAACTACCATAACCCACTGTTGCTATGGCCTCTCGCCGCGTCTATCACTCCTATCGAATACGATCTGTCTCCTTCTCTGGCTCATCTCCCTCGGTCTACTGAGCTGGAGCATGTCGCATACGATCCTGACTACCTGCAACGCCACATACTGGGCTACTTCTACCGGTATCACCGTTTGCCGGATATACAAGGCATTGTTCGCCTTCACTGTCTTGGGAAATATCTCGTACATCGCTGCCATCGCCCTCGATGTTATCGTACGCAGACGTCAGACTCGTCTGGGTGAGTACGACCCCATGGCCAGCAACCCGGCCTTGAACGATTACAAGATGCACGATCGCAGCAGTAGTGTTTTGTCGGGAGGCATGGGCCCTTACGGTGGACTCGAGGAACAACATCCCGCTTTTCGCTCGAATAATCACGCAGATGAAGTCTACAATGATATCCCTGCTCCGGGTAATTACGCCGGTCAGACGATGCCCCCGCCTGTATATGGTGCTAGCTCCACCCTTGAGCAGCATCATGGTGGCGAGGCACAGGATTATTATCAACCAACGCCTACTCGTCCTCGTGTCCGATTCAGCGCTTATGGACATGACGGGTACAGTCACCCGTCAGAGCAGACGCATTATGATCCTGCGGCATATAGATGA